Proteins found in one Arthrobacter pascens genomic segment:
- a CDS encoding diacylglycerol/lipid kinase family protein translates to MTANSSAPAKRAAVIINPAKPVDIDVRGLMAKHCENNGWGQPIWLETTKEDPGVGQAKEALKQGADVVIAAGGDGTVRCVAEVLSGTDIPLGLVPLGTGNLLARNLGMDVTDVEGAIEGALVGWERKIDVVRAVRNDPDREQFFLVMAGVGYDATIMADTDEDLKDKVGWLAYVDAGIRNLPGKPVKATIVIDGKSVVHRRVRSVMVGNCGKVQGGLEIFPDAAVNDGLLDVVVLAPRGKFGWFSVIAGMIANGKSKDTSVEYFQGKSVEITLEHNEDYQLDGDHEGEGKHVLMTIEPDALTIRMAAN, encoded by the coding sequence ATGACAGCCAACAGCTCCGCCCCTGCTAAGCGTGCGGCCGTCATCATCAATCCTGCCAAGCCGGTGGACATCGATGTGCGTGGACTAATGGCCAAGCACTGCGAGAACAACGGCTGGGGCCAGCCCATCTGGCTTGAGACCACCAAGGAGGACCCCGGCGTCGGCCAGGCGAAGGAGGCACTCAAGCAAGGGGCCGACGTCGTTATCGCCGCCGGCGGCGACGGCACCGTGCGATGCGTGGCTGAAGTCCTCTCCGGCACCGATATCCCGCTGGGCCTGGTCCCGCTGGGCACCGGAAACCTGCTCGCCCGCAACCTGGGTATGGACGTCACGGACGTGGAGGGTGCCATCGAGGGCGCGCTGGTTGGTTGGGAGCGCAAGATCGACGTGGTGCGCGCGGTCCGCAACGACCCGGACAGGGAGCAGTTCTTCCTGGTCATGGCCGGCGTTGGCTACGACGCCACCATCATGGCCGACACCGACGAGGACCTCAAGGACAAGGTGGGCTGGCTGGCCTACGTGGACGCCGGGATCAGGAACCTGCCGGGCAAGCCGGTCAAAGCCACTATCGTGATCGACGGCAAGTCCGTGGTGCACCGCCGGGTCCGCAGCGTGATGGTGGGGAACTGCGGCAAGGTCCAGGGCGGTCTGGAGATCTTCCCCGATGCCGCGGTCAACGACGGCCTCCTCGACGTGGTGGTCCTGGCACCACGGGGAAAGTTCGGCTGGTTCTCCGTCATCGCCGGCATGATTGCCAATGGAAAAAGTAAGGACACTTCCGTTGAATACTTCCAGGGCAAATCCGTGGAGATCACCCTGGAACACAATGAGGACTACCAGCTCGACGGCGACCACGAGGGCGAAGGCAAGCATGTCCTCATGACCATCGAGCCGGACGCTCTGACCATCCGGATGGCGGCAAACTGA
- a CDS encoding ACT domain-containing protein, with the protein MKPTARNPAAADLSCEVCGLMPEPTKTRLTLANVAVMLPIELLVHAVVVETHLPYLAKVLVLTLTATVLVIWVAEPSAARVLRGWLHAPALRHRKRLGLAPALWRARTVLRDRPGSLQKITQALARLDTNILSIHVHPVAGGVLDEFVLSAPGNLSERQLLEALHDGGGTRSHVWPTTALAMADGQTKALSLAARIADAPDELPLAVAELLRARIVPPAENTTQESDDAGTRLKIPTAWHGPITFARTGEPFTPAESARAHRLAELAEILSHRAVPDGRMP; encoded by the coding sequence ATGAAGCCCACTGCAAGGAACCCTGCCGCGGCTGACTTGAGCTGCGAGGTCTGCGGCCTGATGCCGGAACCCACCAAGACCCGACTGACCTTGGCCAATGTGGCCGTGATGCTCCCGATCGAACTCTTGGTCCACGCCGTGGTGGTGGAAACCCACCTGCCCTATCTGGCCAAAGTGCTGGTCCTCACCCTCACCGCCACCGTCCTGGTGATCTGGGTGGCGGAGCCCTCGGCTGCCCGCGTTTTGCGGGGCTGGCTGCACGCCCCGGCCCTGCGCCACCGCAAGCGGCTGGGCCTGGCGCCGGCACTGTGGCGGGCACGAACGGTCCTGCGGGACCGGCCCGGCTCCCTGCAGAAGATCACCCAGGCGCTGGCCCGCCTGGACACCAACATCCTGAGCATCCATGTCCACCCGGTGGCGGGCGGGGTGCTGGACGAGTTTGTGCTCTCGGCCCCCGGAAACCTCAGCGAACGGCAGCTCCTGGAGGCGCTGCACGACGGCGGCGGCACGCGCTCCCACGTGTGGCCCACCACCGCCCTGGCCATGGCGGACGGGCAGACCAAGGCGCTGAGCCTCGCGGCCCGGATCGCCGACGCCCCTGACGAACTGCCGCTCGCGGTGGCCGAGCTGCTGCGGGCCCGGATCGTCCCGCCTGCTGAGAACACCACACAGGAATCGGACGACGCCGGGACGCGCCTGAAGATCCCCACCGCCTGGCACGGACCCATCACCTTCGCACGCACCGGCGAACCGTTTACGCCCGCCGAGTCAGCCAGGGCACACCGGCTGGCGGAACTCGCCGAGATCCTCTCGCACCGCGCTGTGCCAGACGGCCGAATGCCCTAG
- a CDS encoding IclR family transcriptional regulator, with protein MANSVSGDSVVDRVVRVISAFPEGVTNLPLSELATRAGLPLTTAHRLVRQLAAHGLLETGAGGTVRLGLRLWELVNRNSPTVGLRQAAVPFMEDIQQVLHQNVNLAVLEGWEALFVERLSRRGSVANRARVAGRMPVHISSAGLALMAHQDKSLQAEYLQQFSDPAERVTAGALRALLSETAHQGFAQLEGVVDPDTWGIAVPVLDRRQHAVAALGVVVPLREMRLQALVPALQTAARGIARGLSDS; from the coding sequence ATGGCCAATTCAGTCTCCGGAGACTCCGTAGTGGACCGCGTGGTCCGCGTGATCTCGGCTTTCCCCGAAGGCGTCACCAACCTGCCGCTCTCCGAACTGGCTACCCGCGCAGGACTTCCGCTCACCACGGCCCATCGGCTGGTCCGGCAGCTCGCGGCCCACGGACTGCTGGAGACGGGAGCGGGCGGGACGGTTCGGCTGGGTCTGCGGCTGTGGGAGCTGGTGAACCGTAATTCGCCCACGGTGGGATTGCGGCAGGCTGCCGTGCCGTTCATGGAGGACATCCAGCAGGTCCTCCACCAGAATGTGAACCTGGCCGTCCTGGAGGGGTGGGAAGCGCTCTTCGTCGAGCGGCTGTCCCGCCGCGGGTCGGTGGCGAACCGGGCCAGGGTGGCCGGCAGGATGCCTGTCCATATCTCGTCCGCCGGACTGGCGCTGATGGCCCACCAGGACAAGTCGCTGCAGGCAGAGTACCTGCAGCAGTTTTCGGATCCGGCGGAAAGGGTGACGGCGGGCGCCCTGCGTGCCCTGCTCAGCGAGACGGCCCATCAAGGATTTGCGCAGCTGGAGGGCGTGGTGGATCCGGACACCTGGGGCATTGCCGTTCCCGTGCTGGATCGGCGGCAGCACGCAGTGGCGGCTCTCGGCGTCGTGGTTCCTTTGCGTGAGATGCGCCTCCAGGCGCTGGTTCCGGCGCTGCAGACTGCCGCTCGGGGCATCGCCCGTGGGCTTTCCGATTCGTGA
- a CDS encoding 4-hydroxybenzoate 3-monooxygenase has translation MATRKIITTQVAIMGAGPAGLMLAHLLATAGIDSTVVEVRSHKDISETVRAGILEHGTVNMLVDSGVSDRVLRDGDRHDGIELRFNGESHRIDFKELVGESVWLYPQTDVFLDLAARRKADGGDVRYSVTETAVHNIEGKPKVWFTDADGVEYEIQAEFVVGADGSRSHCRFQVPEAHRKWYFHEYPFAWFGILAEAPHSADELIYANSANGFALISQRTQTVQRMYFQCNPKENVADWDDDRIWAEFRRRVNGNGFELKEGPVIDKMVLPFRSFVHTPMRHGNLFLAGDAAHTVPPTGAKGLNLAIHDVKVLFEGLDSYFRSGSTQLLDSFSSRALDRVWKAQQFSYWMTTMLHTPVDADDFSRARQLGELNSVVSSRHGMAYLAEAYTGWPSL, from the coding sequence ATGGCAACACGCAAGATCATCACCACCCAGGTCGCCATCATGGGCGCCGGTCCCGCCGGCCTGATGCTCGCCCACCTGCTGGCCACAGCCGGCATCGACTCCACGGTGGTCGAAGTCCGCAGCCACAAGGACATCTCCGAAACGGTCCGGGCGGGCATCCTGGAGCACGGCACCGTGAACATGCTCGTGGACAGCGGCGTTTCCGACCGTGTTCTGCGCGACGGCGACCGGCACGACGGCATCGAGCTGCGGTTCAATGGCGAAAGCCACCGCATCGACTTCAAGGAACTCGTGGGGGAATCCGTCTGGCTGTACCCGCAGACGGACGTCTTCCTGGACCTTGCCGCCAGGCGGAAGGCCGACGGCGGCGACGTCCGCTACAGCGTCACGGAGACTGCTGTCCATAACATTGAGGGCAAGCCGAAGGTCTGGTTCACGGACGCTGACGGCGTGGAGTACGAGATCCAGGCCGAGTTTGTGGTGGGCGCGGACGGCTCACGAAGCCACTGCCGTTTCCAGGTCCCGGAAGCCCACCGCAAGTGGTATTTCCACGAATACCCCTTCGCTTGGTTCGGCATCCTGGCCGAGGCCCCACACAGCGCCGATGAACTGATCTATGCCAACTCGGCCAACGGGTTTGCCCTGATCAGCCAGCGGACCCAGACAGTGCAGCGGATGTACTTCCAGTGCAATCCCAAGGAAAACGTAGCGGATTGGGATGATGACAGGATCTGGGCCGAATTCCGCAGGCGCGTCAACGGCAACGGTTTTGAACTCAAGGAAGGCCCGGTCATCGACAAGATGGTCCTGCCGTTCCGCAGCTTCGTCCACACGCCCATGCGCCACGGCAACCTGTTCCTGGCAGGCGACGCCGCCCACACCGTCCCGCCCACCGGCGCCAAGGGCCTCAACCTGGCGATCCACGACGTCAAGGTGCTGTTTGAAGGACTGGACAGCTACTTCCGCTCCGGTTCCACGCAGCTGCTGGACTCCTTCAGCAGCCGTGCCCTGGATCGCGTGTGGAAGGCCCAGCAGTTCTCCTACTGGATGACCACCATGCTGCATACACCGGTTGACGCGGACGATTTCTCGCGGGCCCGCCAGCTTGGGGAACTGAACTCAGTGGTCTCCTCCAGGCATGGCATGGCCTACCTGGCCGAGGCGTACACGGGCTGGCCGTCCCTCTAA
- a CDS encoding TetR/AcrR family transcriptional regulator, with amino-acid sequence MPLRRTQLSDAALAVVAQTGLKGLTHRAVDAAAAVAEGTTSNYFRNRAALVDAVAERLEQLDVELLQRLGPAGPPEDVGEVAEQVTGLIFALMEQHATLTRARLAMSLDRPESVTAGHFRLLVGLEQTLAGLGIPDAAARARDVVDYSDGLLLHQLTARRAEDPDPASTAAAIRRLLAG; translated from the coding sequence ATGCCCCTCCGACGCACCCAGCTATCTGATGCTGCCCTGGCCGTGGTGGCGCAGACGGGCCTGAAAGGCCTTACGCACCGGGCAGTAGACGCTGCCGCCGCGGTGGCTGAAGGCACGACGTCGAACTACTTCCGCAATCGGGCCGCCCTGGTGGACGCCGTGGCGGAACGGCTGGAACAGCTGGATGTTGAGCTGCTTCAGCGGTTAGGCCCAGCCGGACCGCCCGAGGACGTGGGTGAAGTGGCCGAACAGGTCACGGGACTGATCTTTGCCCTGATGGAACAGCACGCCACGCTCACCCGGGCACGCCTGGCAATGTCTCTGGACCGGCCTGAGTCCGTGACAGCTGGTCATTTCAGGCTGCTGGTCGGCCTGGAACAGACGTTGGCGGGCCTGGGAATTCCGGACGCAGCGGCCCGCGCCCGCGATGTGGTGGACTACAGCGACGGCCTCCTGCTGCATCAGCTCACCGCCCGGCGCGCTGAGGACCCGGACCCCGCCTCCACCGCAGCGGCGATCCGAAGGCTGCTCGCCGGCTGA
- a CDS encoding FAD-dependent monooxygenase, with protein MNTISIVGGGIAGLALAARLDPERFDVTVYEKRPELTTVGTVLAMWPHAQRALEAVGILDAVRGCSPVIGSGAIRDAAGVPWIEVDGGEMVGVSRMDLLRLLDAAVPDTVGRITGRVHAVPSGADLVVGADGVHSAVRRDIWGEKSSARRTPYIAVRGIIPVPVQPGHVGEYWGRGDLFGIAAAASGTNWYASYRSDLGPAGIDVATALRQTRSRYAGHGLAIRDVLAHATPELSLVQRIWTTPPVRSYVRGRVVLIGDAAHAMTPNLGRGACEALVDAVTLADFLNAAPPDQALAAYDRRRRLRTQSLSLASSALMRLALAEGAQPLRDLLLGLKGRRQPGAAVGSVP; from the coding sequence ATGAACACGATTTCGATCGTTGGTGGCGGCATCGCCGGGCTGGCACTCGCGGCCCGGCTCGATCCGGAGCGTTTCGACGTCACCGTTTATGAGAAGCGGCCCGAACTGACCACCGTCGGCACGGTGCTGGCCATGTGGCCGCACGCTCAACGTGCCCTTGAGGCCGTGGGCATCCTGGACGCGGTGAGGGGTTGCAGCCCGGTCATCGGCAGCGGAGCCATCCGCGACGCCGCAGGAGTTCCCTGGATTGAGGTCGACGGCGGCGAAATGGTCGGTGTCTCACGGATGGACCTGCTGCGCCTGCTGGACGCCGCCGTACCGGACACCGTCGGCCGCATAACGGGCCGCGTCCATGCGGTCCCGTCCGGCGCGGACCTGGTGGTGGGCGCCGACGGCGTGCACAGTGCGGTGCGTCGCGACATCTGGGGGGAAAAGTCCAGCGCCCGGCGCACTCCGTACATCGCAGTGCGCGGCATCATTCCGGTGCCTGTGCAGCCCGGGCACGTTGGCGAATACTGGGGGCGGGGAGATCTTTTCGGCATCGCCGCCGCCGCTTCCGGGACAAACTGGTACGCCAGTTATCGGTCCGACCTTGGACCGGCAGGGATCGACGTCGCCACTGCCCTCCGTCAGACCAGGAGCCGCTACGCCGGCCATGGGCTTGCCATCCGCGACGTGCTCGCACACGCCACTCCGGAACTCTCGCTCGTTCAGCGGATCTGGACCACGCCTCCGGTCCGGAGCTACGTCCGGGGCCGTGTAGTCCTGATTGGCGACGCCGCGCACGCCATGACGCCGAACCTCGGCCGAGGCGCCTGCGAGGCTTTGGTGGATGCAGTCACCCTGGCTGATTTCCTCAACGCTGCCCCGCCGGACCAGGCGCTCGCTGCCTATGACCGGCGCCGACGGCTCCGGACGCAGTCCCTGAGCCTGGCATCGTCGGCGCTGATGCGTTTGGCGCTGGCAGAAGGTGCCCAGCCGCTGCGCGACCTGCTGCTCGGCTTAAAGGGAAGGCGTCAGCCGGGCGCCGCCGTCGGGAGCGTTCCTTAA
- a CDS encoding ABC transporter permease, whose product MLRSPFVLMVGAVLTWFIAAFLVWPNLNVLISTFFPDGSFSGRAAEKLFSSQRAMKSLGNSFLLALALSITVNVVGIFIVLVTHYFKIRGSRILFLGYASTFIYGGIVLAAGYKFIYGDKGIVTSLLLTVFPDMDPAWFSGFFAVLVVMTFATTTNHMLFVGNALKGVDYLTIEAARNLGASTWTILRRIVLPMLKPTLFAVTILSFLTGLGALSAPQVLGGREFQTITPMILTFANSAASRDLAALLAVILGLSTILMLAVMSRMEKRGTYYSLSKVSSALQKQRIVNPVANAAVHTIAYLLFALYTLPVVLIVLYSFADGAAIQTGQISAGSLTLDNYVRVLTQQSGLRPFIVSVVYSALATVIAVGGLLFVARLLQKYKNWVASVFEYLLHIPWILPSALLALGLIISYDHPNPLVGGTVLTGTTVILLIAFVTVKIPFTLRMLKASFASVNSSMEEAAAIMGAKTLYVFRRILLPLVLPAAAAIAALNFNTLLDDYDTAIFLAHPLVQPLGLVIKANTDGAEGVEGVANTFVYTVLLMVITGLTMYLVYGRSGQRGAGAGSGTAGKRRGTVPPAPLPIADTRIAEVPDSRAPVQAPVP is encoded by the coding sequence ATGCTCCGCTCCCCCTTCGTCCTGATGGTGGGTGCGGTGCTCACCTGGTTCATCGCAGCCTTCCTCGTGTGGCCGAATCTCAACGTCCTGATTTCCACATTCTTTCCGGACGGGAGCTTCTCCGGGCGGGCGGCCGAGAAGCTGTTCTCCTCGCAGCGGGCCATGAAGTCCTTGGGCAACAGCTTCCTGCTGGCACTTGCCCTGTCCATCACGGTGAATGTCGTGGGCATCTTTATTGTGCTGGTCACGCATTACTTTAAGATCCGCGGCTCCCGGATCCTGTTCCTGGGCTATGCCTCCACCTTCATCTACGGCGGCATTGTGCTGGCCGCCGGATACAAGTTCATCTACGGGGACAAGGGAATTGTCACGTCCCTGCTGCTCACGGTGTTCCCCGACATGGATCCGGCATGGTTCTCCGGCTTCTTCGCCGTGCTGGTGGTCATGACGTTCGCCACCACCACCAACCACATGCTGTTCGTGGGCAACGCGCTCAAGGGCGTTGATTACCTGACCATCGAGGCCGCCAGGAACCTGGGCGCGTCCACGTGGACCATCCTGCGCAGGATCGTCCTGCCCATGCTCAAACCCACACTGTTCGCCGTCACCATCCTGTCCTTCCTGACCGGGCTTGGGGCCCTGAGCGCGCCACAGGTCCTGGGCGGCCGGGAATTCCAGACCATCACGCCGATGATCCTGACGTTTGCCAACAGCGCCGCCTCCCGGGACCTGGCCGCGCTGCTGGCCGTCATCCTGGGCCTGTCCACCATCCTCATGCTGGCCGTGATGTCCCGGATGGAGAAGCGCGGCACCTACTACTCGCTGTCCAAGGTCTCCTCGGCCCTGCAGAAGCAGCGGATTGTGAACCCCGTTGCCAATGCCGCCGTGCACACCATCGCGTATCTGCTGTTTGCGCTGTACACGCTGCCGGTGGTGCTGATCGTGCTCTACTCGTTCGCCGACGGCGCGGCCATCCAAACCGGCCAGATCTCCGCGGGCAGCCTGACCCTGGACAACTATGTGCGGGTCCTCACCCAGCAGTCAGGCCTGCGGCCCTTTATCGTCAGCGTCGTTTACAGTGCACTCGCGACCGTAATTGCGGTGGGCGGGCTGCTGTTTGTGGCCAGGCTCCTGCAGAAATACAAGAACTGGGTCGCCTCCGTCTTCGAATACCTGCTACATATCCCTTGGATCCTTCCCTCCGCCCTGCTCGCCCTGGGGCTCATCATCAGCTACGACCACCCGAATCCGCTGGTGGGCGGGACAGTGCTGACGGGAACTACGGTCATCCTGCTGATCGCGTTCGTGACGGTCAAGATCCCGTTCACCCTCCGCATGCTCAAGGCGTCCTTCGCGTCGGTCAATTCGTCCATGGAGGAAGCGGCCGCCATCATGGGCGCCAAGACACTGTACGTCTTTCGCCGCATCCTGCTGCCGCTGGTGCTGCCTGCTGCCGCAGCCATTGCCGCCTTGAACTTCAATACCCTGCTGGACGACTATGACACCGCCATCTTCCTGGCGCATCCGCTGGTCCAGCCGCTGGGGCTGGTGATCAAGGCGAATACCGATGGCGCCGAAGGGGTTGAGGGCGTGGCCAACACGTTCGTGTACACGGTGCTGCTCATGGTCATCACGGGTCTGACCATGTACCTCGTGTACGGCCGCTCCGGCCAGCGCGGCGCCGGCGCCGGCTCCGGCACTGCCGGGAAGCGGCGCGGTACGGTTCCGCCTGCCCCCTTGCCCATCGCAGATACCCGGATCGCCGAGGTGCCGGACAGCAGGGCACCCGTCCAGGCACCCGTCCCCTAA
- a CDS encoding ABC transporter ATP-binding protein has protein sequence MIRLDNIEVSFGDFIAIPNLDLHVNPGEFFTLLGPSGCGKTTALRTLAGFIEPAKGTVHVDGKNVTRLPSDKRQVGMVFQNYALFPSMSVWENIAFGLRVRKEKSADSDSLVRDIARRVELSDEQLQKNVAELSGGQQQRVAVARALVLRPKILLLDEPLSNLDAKLRHQLRQQLKDLQSEFGITTVYVTHDQDEALAMSDRVAVFNKGVVEQVGTPQAIYDQAATEFVCNFIGDSSPLTAEFVAELNRLSGAGLSPAANSYLRVEKASLTPPANGGAAVGLSGTVVSRTYHGLHSRYVVRSHGADIRLLVKEDGGVHPEPGTETTVYVQPGHVLQYHPDTGKAVATRDQAVALP, from the coding sequence ATGATCCGCTTGGACAACATCGAAGTTTCCTTCGGCGATTTCATCGCCATTCCCAACCTGGACCTCCACGTCAATCCCGGGGAGTTTTTCACCCTGCTGGGTCCGTCCGGTTGCGGAAAAACGACGGCGTTACGCACCTTAGCCGGGTTCATCGAACCCGCCAAGGGGACCGTCCATGTGGACGGGAAAAACGTGACGCGGCTTCCCAGCGACAAACGGCAGGTGGGCATGGTGTTTCAGAACTATGCCCTGTTCCCCAGCATGAGCGTCTGGGAGAACATCGCCTTCGGGCTCCGGGTTCGGAAGGAAAAATCCGCAGACAGCGACAGCCTGGTGCGCGACATTGCGCGCCGGGTGGAGCTTAGCGATGAGCAGCTGCAGAAGAACGTGGCCGAGCTTTCGGGAGGCCAGCAGCAACGCGTGGCCGTGGCCCGCGCCCTGGTGCTGCGGCCCAAGATCCTGCTTCTGGACGAACCGCTGTCCAACCTGGACGCCAAGCTGCGGCACCAGTTACGGCAGCAGCTCAAGGACCTGCAGAGCGAGTTCGGCATCACCACCGTGTACGTCACCCACGACCAGGATGAGGCGCTGGCCATGAGCGACCGAGTGGCCGTTTTCAACAAGGGCGTGGTTGAGCAGGTGGGAACGCCGCAGGCAATCTATGACCAGGCAGCCACCGAGTTTGTCTGCAACTTCATCGGTGACAGCTCCCCGCTGACGGCAGAATTCGTTGCGGAACTGAACCGGCTCTCCGGAGCCGGTCTCAGCCCCGCCGCAAACTCCTACCTCCGGGTGGAAAAGGCGTCACTGACGCCGCCGGCGAATGGAGGCGCCGCCGTCGGACTCTCCGGAACTGTAGTGTCACGCACCTATCACGGACTTCACAGCCGCTACGTGGTGCGGAGCCACGGGGCGGACATCCGGCTGCTGGTCAAGGAAGACGGCGGTGTCCACCCCGAGCCCGGCACCGAAACCACTGTGTATGTCCAGCCCGGCCATGTGCTGCAATACCACCCGGATACCGGCAAGGCAGTGGCCACAAGGGACCAGGCAGTGGCCCTGCCATGA
- a CDS encoding extracellular solute-binding protein, with protein MRKLQTFVAAAVTVTLLAGCGGGAATPAASGDPSAAPAGGSGETLVIYTNSNGEGRGDWLTAKAAEAGFKVEVVGAGGADATNKLIAEKNNPIADVAFGLNNMYFAQIKAEGAIEPYEPAWAGEVDTAVGDPGGDKAYWPLVKQAILLGYNSDKIAADAAPKDWTDLWTKDEFKARYERVTGLGTATAQLVFASLLTRYKDDSGDLGISDEGWKQVEQYFQNGSPAVAKTDLFARIASGEVDMGQMPSSIIAEREKSFKVNVETVAPSVGVPLAVEQVALVKGTDKKEEAQKFIDWFGSADVQGAWAKQFNSMPVNKGAAAQANPEVVDFFAGVKQQDIDWDFVQENMGAWVEKIELEYMT; from the coding sequence GTGCGTAAATTGCAGACTTTCGTTGCCGCGGCCGTCACCGTCACCCTGCTTGCCGGCTGCGGAGGGGGTGCGGCCACTCCCGCAGCGTCCGGTGATCCCTCCGCCGCTCCGGCCGGCGGATCCGGCGAGACGCTGGTCATCTACACAAATTCCAATGGCGAGGGCCGGGGTGACTGGCTGACCGCAAAGGCTGCCGAGGCCGGCTTCAAAGTTGAAGTGGTGGGGGCCGGCGGCGCGGATGCCACGAACAAGCTGATTGCCGAAAAGAACAACCCCATTGCGGACGTCGCCTTCGGGCTTAACAACATGTACTTCGCGCAGATCAAGGCAGAGGGCGCGATTGAGCCCTACGAACCGGCCTGGGCGGGCGAGGTGGATACCGCCGTCGGCGACCCCGGGGGTGATAAGGCCTATTGGCCGCTGGTGAAGCAGGCCATCCTCCTGGGCTACAACTCGGACAAGATCGCTGCGGACGCCGCGCCCAAGGACTGGACGGACCTGTGGACGAAAGACGAGTTTAAGGCCCGCTATGAGCGTGTGACCGGGCTCGGCACCGCCACCGCCCAGCTGGTCTTCGCCAGCCTGCTCACGCGCTACAAGGATGATTCCGGCGATCTGGGCATCTCCGATGAAGGTTGGAAGCAGGTGGAGCAGTACTTCCAGAACGGCAGCCCAGCCGTGGCCAAGACCGACCTTTTTGCCCGGATTGCCTCCGGCGAAGTGGACATGGGGCAGATGCCTTCCTCGATCATCGCCGAACGTGAGAAGTCCTTCAAGGTCAACGTTGAGACTGTGGCGCCGTCCGTAGGGGTTCCGCTCGCCGTCGAGCAGGTTGCGCTGGTCAAGGGAACCGACAAGAAAGAAGAGGCGCAGAAGTTCATCGATTGGTTCGGCAGCGCAGACGTGCAGGGCGCGTGGGCCAAACAGTTCAACTCGATGCCCGTGAACAAGGGCGCGGCCGCGCAGGCCAACCCGGAGGTGGTGGACTTCTTCGCCGGCGTCAAGCAGCAGGACATCGACTGGGACTTCGTGCAGGAAAACATGGGCGCCTGGGTTGAGAAGATCGAGCTCGAATACATGACGTAG
- a CDS encoding GNAT family N-acetyltransferase produces the protein MQTNPRLNIRQVTWANPVGADLRRAQQAELDARFGTPDHEPGTPPSGADCAVFLVAYDKGSGQPVGCGGLRVLDSTTAEIKRLYVLPYTRGSGVASSILASLEAEAFKQGITRITAEAGSAQPDGRNFYENSGFESVPNFGPYVGVEHSYCYAKTIDSHSAAHTAMA, from the coding sequence ATGCAGACCAATCCCCGTCTCAACATCAGGCAGGTCACCTGGGCCAACCCCGTGGGCGCCGATCTCCGCAGGGCACAGCAGGCGGAACTCGACGCCCGCTTTGGCACCCCTGACCACGAACCGGGGACCCCGCCGTCGGGCGCCGACTGTGCCGTGTTCCTGGTGGCATACGACAAGGGGTCCGGGCAGCCCGTGGGCTGCGGCGGCCTCAGGGTGCTGGATTCCACCACTGCAGAGATCAAGCGGCTCTACGTGCTCCCCTATACCCGCGGTTCCGGCGTGGCGAGCTCTATCCTGGCTTCCCTCGAGGCCGAGGCCTTCAAGCAGGGAATCACGCGGATCACCGCCGAGGCCGGATCGGCGCAGCCGGACGGCCGGAACTTCTACGAAAACTCGGGCTTCGAATCCGTGCCCAACTTTGGCCCCTACGTCGGTGTGGAACATTCATACTGCTACGCCAAAACCATCGACTCGCACAGCGCCGCGCACACTGCCATGGCCTAG
- a CDS encoding histidine phosphatase family protein, with the protein MKLLLIRHGQTPGNVLGQLDTAHPGPGLTELGERQAEAMARSLANEPIGALYASTLLRTQVTAAPLARLHGLEVEVLDGLHEIEAGALEKLTDHEAHRRYMGTVFAWAAGDLDRRMPAGPDGHEFFERYDAAITQIAERAGREGDTVAVAAVSHGAAIRTWAGRRAADTDHEFAARHVLSNTGIVALEGDPDAGWKLIHWDGSPVGGLALADPTAEDPMGEAK; encoded by the coding sequence ATGAAGCTGCTGCTCATCCGCCACGGACAGACCCCCGGAAATGTACTTGGCCAGCTGGACACGGCCCACCCGGGGCCCGGACTCACCGAACTGGGTGAGCGGCAGGCCGAGGCTATGGCACGGTCGCTGGCAAACGAGCCGATCGGCGCACTGTACGCCTCTACCCTCCTCCGCACGCAGGTCACGGCCGCGCCCCTGGCCCGGCTGCACGGGCTGGAGGTTGAGGTGCTGGACGGCCTGCACGAAATCGAAGCAGGGGCCCTGGAGAAACTGACCGACCACGAGGCACACCGGCGCTACATGGGGACGGTGTTTGCGTGGGCTGCCGGAGACCTGGACCGCCGAATGCCCGCCGGTCCGGACGGCCACGAGTTTTTCGAGCGGTACGACGCCGCCATCACCCAAATTGCCGAACGCGCCGGTCGTGAGGGGGACACCGTCGCTGTGGCCGCCGTCAGCCACGGCGCCGCGATCCGCACCTGGGCCGGCCGCAGGGCAGCCGATACCGACCACGAGTTCGCTGCCCGGCACGTGTTGTCCAACACCGGCATTGTGGCGCTGGAAGGTGATCCCGACGCCGGCTGGAAGCTCATCCATTGGGACGGCAGCCCGGTGGGCGGGCTGGCCCTGGCCGACCCCACAGCAGAGGATCCCATGGGCGAGGCGAAGTAG